Proteins from a genomic interval of Clostridium cochlearium:
- the priA gene encoding primosomal protein N' gives MYRYAGVVVNSTSIQLDKIFTYKIPQELLAKIKIGNRVLVPFGMGNKKIDAFVIDLYENIENKGNIKIKSIIKVYEKFPVLSYKDMRIVEYMKKNYLSTYMEGIKTILPSILFKGVKKKKENLIYIGKPLEGRHNKEPYINIYNIVKKNSGKFNKTALSKKFNLSLSSITTLLKYDFLTQQEKVINRYNDKAYKEYEEKVLNEDQRCAVEKIMNSSQNMFLIKGVTGSGKTEIYMNLVKEMLKQGKDSIILVPEIALTPQMIERFKGRFGKDITLFHSRLSDGEKYDEWVRVKKGEVKIAIGPRSAIFLPFNNLGLIVIDEEHETSYKSDSDPKYNAKDIGKIKSELYNCKLVLGTATPSIETYYAAKTGELELIELLNRADGAAMPKVEIVDMREELINNNRSIFSKKLFEGIEERLNKKEQIILFLNRRGFSTFVSCRKCGYVFKCSNCDIALTYHNRNSFLICHYCGKRERVLKTCPKCGSSYVKYFGAGTERIEKEVHKYFPNAKTLRMDFDTTRKKNSHERIYETFKSGKADILIGTQMIAKGLDFENVTLVGVIAADLSLNIPDYKATERTFQLITQVSGRAGRGKKEGEVIVQTYNPDNYSIIYSASNEYDKFYKEELEYRRLMEYPPFTEIMLINLSSKNEDILIKNIQNVGIILKDTLKNNDKINILGPCPCEISKIKNNYRWQITLKGIMSYELKHIIKNKVYESLKDVYSDIKVSIDINPTSLM, from the coding sequence GTGTATAGATATGCAGGCGTAGTTGTAAACAGTACTTCAATTCAATTGGATAAAATTTTTACTTATAAAATACCCCAAGAGCTTTTAGCAAAAATTAAAATTGGAAATAGGGTACTAGTGCCTTTTGGCATGGGTAATAAAAAAATAGATGCTTTTGTAATAGATTTATATGAAAATATAGAGAATAAAGGAAATATAAAAATAAAATCAATAATTAAAGTATATGAAAAATTTCCTGTTTTATCTTATAAAGACATGCGCATTGTAGAATACATGAAAAAAAATTACTTATCCACTTATATGGAAGGAATAAAAACCATACTACCGTCTATACTTTTTAAAGGAGTTAAAAAGAAAAAAGAAAATTTAATATATATAGGAAAGCCTTTAGAAGGAAGGCACAATAAGGAACCTTACATTAACATATACAACATAGTAAAGAAAAACAGTGGAAAATTTAATAAAACAGCTCTAAGCAAAAAATTTAATTTATCCTTATCTTCCATAACCACATTGCTAAAATATGATTTTTTAACTCAACAAGAAAAAGTTATAAATAGATATAATGACAAAGCCTATAAAGAATATGAAGAAAAAGTTTTAAATGAAGACCAAAGATGTGCTGTAGAAAAGATAATGAATTCTTCTCAAAACATGTTTTTAATAAAAGGTGTTACTGGCAGTGGAAAAACAGAAATATATATGAATTTAGTAAAAGAGATGTTAAAACAAGGCAAAGATTCTATTATATTAGTTCCAGAAATAGCACTAACACCTCAAATGATAGAAAGGTTTAAAGGAAGATTTGGAAAAGACATTACACTTTTTCACAGTAGACTTTCTGATGGAGAAAAATATGATGAGTGGGTAAGGGTTAAAAAAGGGGAAGTAAAAATTGCTATAGGACCTAGGTCAGCAATTTTTTTACCTTTTAACAATTTAGGTTTAATAGTAATAGATGAAGAACATGAAACTAGTTATAAATCCGACAGTGATCCTAAGTATAATGCAAAAGATATAGGAAAAATAAAAAGTGAGCTTTATAATTGCAAATTAGTATTAGGAACAGCTACACCTTCTATAGAAACTTACTATGCAGCAAAAACAGGTGAACTAGAACTTATAGAACTTTTAAATAGAGCTGATGGTGCAGCTATGCCTAAAGTGGAAATTGTGGACATGAGAGAGGAATTAATAAATAATAATAGATCCATTTTTAGCAAAAAACTTTTTGAAGGTATAGAAGAAAGATTAAATAAAAAAGAACAAATAATATTGTTTTTAAATAGAAGAGGTTTTTCTACTTTTGTTTCCTGCAGAAAGTGTGGATATGTTTTCAAGTGTAGCAATTGCGATATAGCTCTTACTTATCATAATAGAAATTCTTTTTTAATATGCCATTATTGTGGTAAAAGGGAAAGAGTTTTAAAAACCTGTCCTAAATGTGGCAGCTCTTATGTTAAATATTTTGGTGCAGGTACAGAGAGAATAGAAAAAGAAGTGCACAAATATTTTCCAAATGCAAAAACTTTAAGAATGGATTTTGATACCACAAGAAAGAAAAACTCTCATGAAAGAATATATGAAACTTTCAAAAGTGGTAAGGCAGATATTTTAATAGGTACTCAAATGATAGCTAAGGGACTGGATTTTGAAAATGTAACTTTAGTTGGAGTAATTGCAGCGGATTTATCTCTCAATATACCAGATTATAAAGCTACGGAAAGAACCTTTCAACTTATAACTCAGGTATCTGGAAGAGCAGGAAGAGGTAAAAAAGAAGGAGAGGTTATAGTTCAAACCTATAATCCAGACAACTATAGCATAATATACTCTGCAAGTAACGAATACGATAAATTTTACAAAGAAGAATTGGAATACAGAAGGTTAATGGAGTATCCTCCTTTTACAGAAATTATGCTTATAAATTTAAGCAGTAAAAATGAGGATATATTAATAAAAAATATACAAAATGTTGGTATAATATTAAAAGATACTTTAAAAAATAATGATAAAATAAATATACTTGGACCATGTCCTTGTGAAATATCTAAAATAAAAAATAATTATAGGTGGCAAATAACCTTAAAGGGAATTATGAGTTATGAATTAAAACATATTATAAAAAATAAAGTATATGAAAGTTTAAAGGATGTATATAGCGATATAAAAGTTAGCATAGATATAAATCCTACAAGTTTAATGTAA
- the def gene encoding peptide deformylase — MAIRNLRFLGDDLLRKKSRKVDKIDDRIQVLLDDMLETMYENNGVGLAAPQVGILKRVVVIDIGEGPLFLINPEIIEEEGFYVDQEGCLSVPGRQGEVKRPYRVKVKAQDRKGNEIIVEGEELLARALCHEIDHLNGILFVDKVIESEVE; from the coding sequence ATGGCAATAAGAAATTTAAGATTTTTAGGTGATGATTTATTAAGAAAGAAAAGTAGAAAAGTGGATAAAATAGATGATAGAATTCAAGTATTATTAGATGACATGTTGGAAACAATGTATGAAAACAATGGTGTAGGTTTAGCAGCACCTCAAGTTGGAATATTAAAAAGAGTAGTAGTTATAGATATTGGAGAAGGTCCATTGTTTTTAATAAATCCAGAAATTATAGAAGAAGAAGGATTTTATGTAGATCAGGAAGGATGTTTAAGCGTACCAGGTAGACAAGGGGAAGTTAAAAGGCCATATAGAGTAAAAGTTAAAGCACAAGATAGAAAAGGAAATGAAATAATAGTTGAAGGAGAGGAATTATTAGCAAGAGCTTTATGCCACGAAATAGATCATTTAAATGGAATTTTATTTGTGGATAAAGTAATAGAAAGTGAGGTAGAGTAA
- the fmt gene encoding methionyl-tRNA formyltransferase: MKIVFMGTPEFAVPSLERLIKEFGVKAVFTQPDRPKGRGKKLAMSPVKEVALRENIEVFQPQKLREDREAIEFLKELSPDFIIVVAYGQILSKEILDIPKYGCINLHASLLPKYRGAAPINWAIINGEKFSGNTTMFMDEGLDTGDMLLKNKYTIEDDTTAGELHDKLMESGGELLVKTINGLVEGSIKPEKQQHDQSCYASMLDKKMAKINWNLESQNIKNLIRGLNPWPLAYTYYKGTRMKIYEAEVIDKKEDFLPGYIVDVSKEGIKVATKDGILLLKKIQFPSKKPMYVEEYIRGNEIEKGTILE; this comes from the coding sequence ATGAAAATAGTATTTATGGGAACACCAGAATTTGCAGTACCATCCTTAGAAAGACTTATTAAAGAATTTGGTGTTAAAGCTGTTTTCACTCAACCTGATAGACCTAAAGGAAGAGGAAAAAAACTTGCAATGTCTCCAGTAAAAGAAGTGGCCTTAAGGGAAAATATAGAGGTTTTCCAGCCGCAAAAATTAAGAGAAGACAGAGAGGCAATAGAGTTTTTAAAGGAATTATCACCAGATTTTATTATAGTAGTAGCTTATGGACAAATTTTATCTAAGGAAATATTAGATATTCCTAAATATGGATGCATAAATTTACACGCATCCTTATTACCTAAATATAGAGGAGCAGCTCCTATAAATTGGGCTATAATAAATGGAGAAAAATTTAGTGGAAATACTACTATGTTTATGGATGAGGGATTAGATACAGGAGATATGCTGTTAAAAAATAAATATACTATAGAAGATGATACTACAGCAGGAGAACTTCACGATAAATTAATGGAAAGTGGAGGAGAACTTTTAGTAAAAACTATAAATGGATTAGTAGAAGGTAGTATAAAGCCTGAAAAGCAACAGCATGATCAAAGTTGCTATGCATCTATGTTAGATAAAAAAATGGCCAAAATTAATTGGAATTTAGAAAGTCAAAATATAAAAAACCTTATAAGAGGATTAAACCCATGGCCTTTAGCCTATACTTATTATAAGGGAACTAGAATGAAAATATATGAAGCAGAGGTAATAGATAAAAAAGAAGATTTTTTACCAGGCTATATAGTAGATGTATCAAAAGAAGGAATAAAAGTTGCTACTAAAGATGGGATATTATTATTGAAAAAAATACAATTTCCATCTAAAAAACCTATGTATGTAGAAGAATATATAAGAGGTAATGAAATAGAAAAGGGAACTATATTAGAATAA
- a CDS encoding zinc metallopeptidase, giving the protein MFFYDSTMIILIPALIISFIAQIKVNSTFEKYSKIRSQGGYTGEQVARRLLDSHGLFDIPVQLVRGKLTDHYDPVNRVMRLSSDVYYGTSVASIGVAAHETGHAIQHQENYAPLKMRNAIVPLANLGSNLSWILFILGFILKITGLVKTGIILFSAVVLFQLITLPVEFDASSRAISMLEGTGTLYGEEVIGAKRVLSAAAMTYVAATLTAISQLLRLIVLSRRND; this is encoded by the coding sequence ATGTTTTTTTATGATAGCACTATGATAATCTTAATACCTGCGCTTATAATATCTTTTATAGCTCAAATAAAAGTAAATAGCACATTTGAAAAGTATTCAAAAATTAGAAGTCAAGGTGGGTATACTGGTGAGCAAGTAGCAAGAAGGCTTTTAGATAGTCATGGACTTTTTGACATACCTGTTCAATTAGTTAGGGGAAAACTCACAGATCACTATGATCCTGTAAATAGAGTAATGAGATTATCTTCTGATGTATACTATGGAACTTCTGTAGCATCTATAGGAGTTGCAGCTCATGAAACAGGGCATGCTATTCAACATCAAGAAAATTATGCTCCTTTAAAAATGAGAAATGCCATAGTACCTTTGGCTAATTTAGGATCTAATTTATCTTGGATACTATTTATTCTTGGATTTATATTAAAAATAACAGGTCTTGTTAAAACTGGAATAATACTATTTTCAGCAGTAGTTTTATTTCAATTAATTACTTTACCAGTGGAATTTGATGCTTCCTCCAGAGCTATATCTATGCTAGAAGGAACAGGTACACTTTATGGAGAGGAAGTAATTGGTGCAAAAAGAGTTTTAAGTGCTGCAGCTATGACCTATGTAGCAGCAACACTAACAGCTATCTCACAACTTTTAAGACTTATTGTTTTAAGTAGAAGAAATGATTAA
- the rsmB gene encoding 16S rRNA (cytosine(967)-C(5))-methyltransferase RsmB, translated as MVTDRKVAVEVLNAVFLKNAYSNIALNNALNKYKLNEKDKAFITELVYGTIKYKYTIDLILNNYIKKGIKSVDQYVLNILRIGIYQLRYLDKVPNFAAVNECVELGKIKSKGSSKFINGVLRNYIRNKDNKYYNENNLVEKLCFEYSYPKWMVDLFLKQYGKEKIEEILKGLNSIPSITVRVNNIKSDYESVWNALEDNDYNIEEGIVCPEAIRIIKGRSIEKNPLFKQGLITVQDESAMLVAGVMDLKENINVMDLCSAPGGKTTHISEIMNNTGKVLAFDIHENKLDLIKQNKERLGINNIDLILGDGTIYNKKYHAFADRILIDAPCSGLGIIRKKPEIKYSKSAKDLKSIVHIQRKILENGAKYLKDNGVLLYSTCTLNKKENIENIKWFLKEFPNFKVEKIFLGNVDNFIYDEYGTLTILPNEYMDGFYIAKLKKQR; from the coding sequence ATGGTAACAGATAGAAAAGTAGCAGTAGAAGTATTGAATGCAGTATTTTTAAAAAATGCTTACTCTAATATAGCATTAAATAATGCTTTAAATAAATACAAATTAAATGAAAAAGATAAAGCTTTTATAACGGAATTGGTGTATGGAACTATAAAATATAAATACACTATAGACTTAATTTTAAATAATTACATAAAAAAGGGAATAAAAAGTGTAGATCAATATGTTCTAAATATATTAAGAATAGGTATTTATCAGCTAAGATACCTAGATAAGGTTCCAAATTTTGCAGCAGTAAATGAATGTGTGGAATTGGGCAAAATAAAATCAAAAGGATCTAGTAAGTTTATAAATGGAGTTTTAAGAAACTATATAAGAAACAAAGATAATAAATATTATAATGAAAATAATTTAGTAGAAAAACTATGCTTTGAATATTCCTATCCAAAGTGGATGGTAGATTTATTTTTAAAACAATATGGTAAAGAAAAGATAGAAGAAATATTAAAAGGTTTAAACTCTATACCTTCCATTACTGTTAGAGTTAACAATATTAAAAGTGACTATGAAAGTGTATGGAATGCATTAGAAGATAATGATTATAATATAGAAGAAGGTATAGTTTGTCCTGAAGCTATAAGAATAATTAAAGGACGAAGCATAGAAAAAAATCCTCTTTTTAAACAGGGACTTATAACGGTGCAAGATGAAAGTGCAATGCTTGTAGCAGGAGTTATGGATTTAAAAGAAAATATAAATGTAATGGATCTTTGCAGTGCACCAGGTGGAAAGACTACACATATTTCAGAGATAATGAATAATACAGGGAAAGTTTTAGCTTTTGACATACATGAAAATAAATTGGATTTAATTAAACAAAATAAAGAAAGACTAGGAATTAATAATATAGATCTTATATTAGGAGATGGAACTATATATAATAAAAAATACCATGCTTTTGCAGATAGAATTTTAATAGATGCTCCTTGTTCAGGATTAGGTATTATTAGAAAAAAACCTGAAATAAAATATAGCAAAAGTGCTAAAGATTTAAAATCAATAGTTCATATTCAAAGAAAAATATTAGAAAACGGTGCTAAATACCTTAAAGATAATGGAGTACTTTTATATTCAACCTGTACATTAAACAAAAAAGAAAATATAGAAAACATTAAATGGTTTTTAAAAGAGTTTCCTAATTTTAAGGTGGAAAAAATATTTTTGGGTAATGTAGATAATTTTATATATGATGAGTATGGTACATTAACTATATTGCCAAATGAATACATGGATGGATTTTATATAGCCAAATTAAAAAAACAGCGGTAG
- the rlmN gene encoding 23S rRNA (adenine(2503)-C(2))-methyltransferase RlmN, translated as MINLLDLSLEDLKKWMKENGEKEFRAKQVLDWIYKGAYNFEAMKNIPKDIKNKLQENFYISVPSVVEKYVSKDKSTVKFLFEYRDGNIIESVVMKYKHGNTICVSTQVGCKMGCTFCASTIGGVVRSLSHGEILGEVLMAQKEIGEKISNIVMMGSGEPLDNYDNSLKFIKSVNNENGLNIGQRHITLSTCGIVPKIKELAEENLQITLAISLHAPNDNIRRKTMPIASVYSIEELLEACKYYISKTNRRITFEYALVDNLNDKEVHAEELSNLLKGLLCHVNLIPINKIDEKEFKSSSTNKIKNFSNILLKNGIQTTIRREMGSDINAACGQLRRRYVKNNIKEV; from the coding sequence ATGATAAATTTATTAGACTTAAGCTTAGAAGATTTAAAAAAATGGATGAAGGAAAATGGTGAAAAAGAATTTAGAGCAAAACAAGTATTAGACTGGATATATAAAGGAGCATATAATTTTGAAGCTATGAAAAACATACCTAAGGATATTAAAAATAAGCTTCAGGAAAATTTTTATATTAGTGTTCCTTCTGTAGTTGAAAAATATGTGTCTAAAGATAAAAGTACTGTTAAATTTCTTTTTGAGTATAGAGATGGAAACATAATAGAATCTGTTGTTATGAAATATAAACATGGTAATACCATTTGCGTATCTACTCAAGTAGGATGCAAAATGGGATGTACATTTTGTGCTTCTACTATAGGAGGTGTTGTGAGAAGTTTATCTCATGGTGAAATTTTAGGTGAAGTATTAATGGCACAAAAAGAAATTGGAGAAAAAATATCTAATATAGTTATGATGGGTAGTGGAGAGCCACTAGATAATTATGATAATAGTTTAAAATTTATAAAATCCGTAAATAACGAAAATGGTCTTAATATAGGACAAAGGCATATAACTCTTTCAACCTGTGGTATAGTTCCTAAAATAAAAGAACTAGCGGAAGAAAATTTGCAAATAACCTTAGCTATATCATTACATGCACCTAATGACAATATAAGAAGAAAGACCATGCCTATTGCATCTGTTTATTCTATAGAAGAACTACTTGAAGCGTGTAAATATTATATAAGTAAAACCAATAGAAGAATAACTTTTGAATATGCTTTGGTTGATAATTTAAATGATAAAGAGGTACATGCAGAAGAATTATCTAACTTACTAAAGGGATTACTTTGTCATGTGAATCTAATTCCTATAAATAAAATAGATGAAAAAGAGTTTAAAAGTTCTTCCACCAATAAGATTAAAAACTTTAGTAATATATTACTAAAAAATGGCATACAAACTACTATAAGAAGAGAAATGGGCTCAGATATAAATGCAGCCTGTGGACAACTTAGAAGAAGATATGTTAAAAATAATATTAAAGAGGTGTAA
- a CDS encoding Stp1/IreP family PP2C-type Ser/Thr phosphatase, whose translation MVGMITDVGNFRKINEDYVGYYIDETKEIYIVADGMGGHNAGEVASKLAVNSIIEYLKDIEDKEDIECQLIKAIKKANEHIFNLSCEKKEYEGMGTTVTVAFLKKGKMVVGNVGDSSCYIIDKDDKIIKVTKDHSLVQQLVDSGSITEEEALIHPNRNVITRALGTSDLVIVDTFLLELKEIKKIILCTDGLTNDITPKEMYDIIITNNNENACRILVETCKEKGGKDNISVIVFEGECSDDRHITRE comes from the coding sequence ATGGTGGGTATGATAACAGATGTTGGGAATTTTAGAAAGATAAATGAAGATTATGTTGGGTACTATATAGATGAAACAAAAGAAATATACATAGTTGCTGATGGCATGGGTGGACACAATGCAGGAGAAGTTGCTAGTAAATTAGCAGTAAATAGTATAATAGAATATCTAAAAGATATAGAAGATAAAGAAGATATAGAATGCCAACTAATAAAGGCCATAAAAAAGGCTAATGAGCATATATTTAATTTGTCATGTGAAAAAAAAGAATATGAGGGAATGGGAACTACTGTAACAGTAGCTTTTCTTAAAAAAGGAAAAATGGTAGTTGGTAATGTAGGAGATAGTAGTTGTTATATTATTGACAAAGATGATAAAATAATTAAAGTAACTAAAGATCACTCTTTAGTTCAGCAATTAGTGGATAGTGGAAGCATAACAGAAGAAGAAGCCCTCATACATCCAAATAGAAATGTTATAACAAGAGCCTTAGGCACAAGTGATTTAGTTATAGTAGATACATTCTTATTAGAATTAAAAGAAATAAAAAAGATAATACTTTGTACTGATGGATTGACAAATGATATTACACCAAAAGAAATGTATGATATAATAATAACCAATAATAATGAAAATGCATGTAGAATTTTAGTTGAAACTTGTAAAGAAAAAGGTGGTAAAGATAACATATCAGTCATTGTATTTGAAGGAGAGTGTAGTGATGATAGGCACATTACTAGGGAATAG
- the pknB gene encoding Stk1 family PASTA domain-containing Ser/Thr kinase — translation MIGTLLGNRYELLEKIGEGGMAEVYKAKCHFLNRYVAVKVLKEEFSRDAQFVEKFKREATAAASISDNNIVNIYDVGSEKNINYIVMEYVQGETLKDVIRRKGKIPIKDAVNLAIQIAKGLECAHKNNIIHRDIKPHNILVTEDNLVKVTDFGIAKATNSVTITNTSQIMGSVHYFSPEQAKGGFVDLRTDIYSLGIVLYEMVTGQLPYNGETPVSIALKHIQGDVIPPKTINTSLPESLNSIILKCMEREPIKRYQNVSELINDLKKIENNEQVNIGNTSIEDDRTRIMDPINVDDFSDELEDDDIYYEEDKKGPITSKNKKMIVAITSIILVLCVGFLSGYVIYNKVLNGGKSITVPKIVGLHKDEAKKIVEEKNLVFQIVAIETSDKPEGTVLKSSPEEGTPIKAKSEVRVVVSGGKEKLKVPDLHDIDLEVAKDILSRYELSLGNVSYEYSDVVSKNSVIRQNPEKGSEIELKSKVDLVISKGPEIKYSTVPNLYGRTLNEAKNLLENAKLKLGNQRIVETSDENLDGKIFAQTIEANTQVKEGTLVSISYYSYKEPEVKPEEPTEEPNDKENENNNVTEEETGKKEDGKSDKNENKNKQ, via the coding sequence ATGATAGGCACATTACTAGGGAATAGATATGAATTATTAGAAAAGATTGGAGAAGGGGGGATGGCAGAAGTCTATAAGGCAAAATGTCATTTTCTCAATAGATATGTAGCAGTAAAAGTTTTAAAAGAAGAGTTTTCCCGTGATGCTCAATTTGTAGAGAAATTTAAAAGGGAAGCCACAGCTGCAGCAAGTATTTCAGATAATAATATAGTTAATATATATGATGTAGGATCTGAAAAAAATATAAATTATATTGTTATGGAGTATGTTCAAGGAGAAACTTTAAAGGATGTAATTAGAAGAAAAGGGAAAATACCTATTAAAGATGCAGTTAATTTAGCAATTCAAATAGCTAAAGGACTAGAATGTGCTCATAAAAATAACATTATACATAGAGATATAAAACCACATAATATTTTAGTTACAGAGGATAATTTAGTTAAAGTAACGGATTTTGGCATAGCAAAAGCAACTAATTCAGTTACAATAACTAATACTTCGCAAATTATGGGTTCAGTTCATTATTTTTCACCAGAACAGGCTAAGGGAGGATTTGTAGACTTAAGAACAGATATATATTCACTTGGAATTGTTTTATATGAAATGGTAACAGGGCAATTGCCTTATAACGGAGAGACACCAGTGTCTATTGCATTAAAACATATTCAAGGAGATGTTATACCTCCTAAAACAATAAATACTTCTTTACCTGAAAGTTTAAATAGCATAATTTTAAAATGTATGGAAAGAGAACCTATTAAAAGATATCAAAATGTCAGTGAACTTATAAATGATTTAAAGAAAATAGAAAATAATGAACAAGTAAACATAGGAAACACTAGTATAGAAGATGATAGAACTAGGATAATGGATCCTATAAATGTAGATGATTTTAGTGATGAGTTAGAAGATGATGATATTTATTATGAAGAAGATAAAAAAGGACCTATAACCAGCAAAAATAAAAAAATGATAGTAGCTATTACTTCTATTATATTGGTTTTATGCGTGGGGTTTTTATCAGGTTATGTAATATATAATAAAGTGCTTAATGGTGGCAAGAGCATTACAGTTCCTAAAATAGTGGGATTACATAAGGACGAAGCCAAAAAAATTGTGGAAGAAAAAAATTTAGTTTTTCAAATAGTGGCCATAGAAACTAGCGATAAACCAGAGGGGACAGTTTTAAAATCTTCTCCAGAGGAAGGAACGCCTATAAAAGCTAAATCTGAAGTTAGGGTTGTAGTAAGTGGTGGAAAAGAAAAACTTAAGGTGCCGGATCTTCATGATATAGATTTGGAAGTTGCTAAAGATATATTAAGTAGATATGAATTGAGTTTAGGAAATGTATCCTATGAATATAGTGATGTTGTTTCTAAGAATTCTGTTATAAGACAAAACCCTGAAAAAGGTAGCGAGATTGAATTAAAATCTAAGGTGGATTTAGTTATAAGTAAAGGGCCAGAAATAAAGTATTCAACAGTACCAAACCTTTATGGTAGAACTCTTAATGAGGCAAAAAATCTTTTGGAAAATGCTAAATTAAAATTAGGAAATCAAAGAATTGTTGAAACTTCTGATGAAAATTTAGATGGAAAAATATTTGCTCAAACTATAGAGGCTAATACACAAGTAAAGGAAGGTACATTAGTAAGTATAAGTTACTATTCATATAAAGAACCTGAAGTTAAACCAGAAGAACCTACGGAAGAACCTAATGATAAAGAAAATGAAAATAATAATGTTACTGAAGAAGAAACTGGAAAAAAAGAAGATGGAAAATCAGATAAGAATGAAAATAAGAATAAACAATAA
- the rsgA gene encoding ribosome small subunit-dependent GTPase A: protein MQGIITKGIGGFYYIKTEDGLYECKARGKFRLDELTPMVGDKVEIKIDNNSKGTIEKIFERKNKLIRPAVANISQAIIVFAFKNPNINLDLLNKFLLQCEYNEIKAVVAFNKVDLVDNPDKEEVVDIVKSAGYEVIYLNAKEGIGIEKIKEKLKGNLNVLCGPSGAGKSTIINKLVGKDVMQTGQISEKLKRGKHTTRHSELIEVENGFLVDTPGFSSLTIDDIEKEEVQFLFPEFIDYINRCKFTGCLHYKEPSCALKNALEQGKIHKKRYEFYIQIIEEKLRGKSNKW, encoded by the coding sequence ATGCAAGGAATCATTACAAAGGGAATAGGTGGATTTTATTATATAAAAACTGAAGATGGATTATATGAATGTAAAGCTAGGGGTAAGTTCAGACTAGATGAACTTACCCCTATGGTTGGAGATAAGGTAGAGATAAAAATTGATAATAATTCTAAAGGAACTATAGAAAAAATATTTGAAAGAAAAAATAAATTAATCAGACCTGCAGTAGCTAATATATCTCAAGCTATAATTGTATTTGCTTTTAAAAATCCTAATATTAATTTGGATTTATTAAATAAATTTTTATTACAATGTGAATACAACGAAATAAAGGCTGTAGTAGCATTTAATAAAGTAGATTTAGTAGATAATCCAGATAAAGAAGAAGTAGTAGACATAGTAAAAAGTGCAGGTTATGAAGTTATATATTTAAATGCTAAAGAAGGTATAGGTATTGAAAAAATAAAGGAAAAACTAAAAGGAAATTTAAATGTATTATGTGGACCTTCTGGAGCAGGAAAATCAACTATAATAAATAAATTAGTAGGTAAAGATGTAATGCAGACAGGTCAAATAAGTGAAAAGCTAAAAAGGGGTAAGCATACTACAAGGCATAGCGAACTTATAGAAGTTGAAAATGGATTTTTAGTAGATACACCTGGTTTTTCATCTTTAACTATAGATGATATAGAAAAAGAGGAAGTCCAATTTTTATTTCCGGAATTTATAGATTATATAAATAGATGTAAATTTACTGGATGTCTACATTATAAAGAACCTAGTTGTGCATTAAAAAATGCTTTAGAACAAGGAAAAATACATAAGAAAAGATATGAATTTTATATACAAATAATAGAAGAAAAATTAAGGGGGAAAAGTAACAAATGGTAA
- the rpe gene encoding ribulose-phosphate 3-epimerase — protein sequence MVKIAPSILSADFANLGRDIESIEKYGADVVHFDVMDGRYVPNISFGVPIMKSIKGLTKLPFDVHLMIEEPSKYIEDFAKSGADIITFHYEAETHIDRTINYIKSFGVKAGIALNPGTSVSLIKDLIPSLDMVLIMSVNPGFGGQKYIPYASEKIRELKKLKDELNKDLIIEVDGGVGKDNIKDIVNCGVDLVVAGSAVFKDGKIEENLKELRGALK from the coding sequence ATGGTAAAAATAGCACCTTCAATATTATCAGCAGATTTTGCAAATTTAGGAAGAGACATCGAAAGCATAGAAAAGTATGGTGCAGATGTTGTACATTTTGATGTAATGGATGGAAGATATGTACCTAATATATCTTTTGGAGTGCCTATAATGAAGAGTATAAAAGGATTAACTAAATTACCTTTTGATGTACACCTTATGATAGAAGAGCCTTCAAAATATATAGAGGACTTTGCAAAATCAGGAGCAGATATTATTACATTTCACTATGAAGCTGAAACACATATAGATAGAACTATAAATTACATAAAATCCTTTGGAGTTAAAGCTGGAATTGCATTAAATCCTGGAACTTCTGTAAGTCTTATAAAGGATCTTATACCTTCTTTAGATATGGTTCTTATAATGTCAGTTAATCCTGGTTTTGGAGGACAAAAATACATACCTTATGCCTCAGAAAAAATAAGGGAACTTAAAAAACTAAAAGATGAATTAAATAAAGACTTAATAATAGAAGTAGATGGTGGAGTAGGTAAGGATAATATAAAAGATATAGTAAACTGTGGAGTGGATTTAGTAGTAGCAGGATCTGCAGTTTTTAAAGATGGAAAAATAGAAGAAAACCTAAAAGAGTTAAGAGGGGCTTTAAAATGA